A region from the Streptomyces sp. 3214.6 genome encodes:
- a CDS encoding CaiB/BaiF CoA transferase family protein encodes MDPMDQLPPPASAPQPSPQPSPQPSPQPSPLPLPLEGLTVVAVEQAVAAPFATRQLADLGARVIKVERIDGGDFARGYDTAAGGLASHFVWCNRGKESLALDLKDPRGLDVVRRLVADADVFVQNLAQGAAARLGLDAATLCAAHPRLVAVDISGYGASGPYADKRAYDMLVQCEAGLVSVTGTPEQPVKAGIPAADIAAAMYAFSGVLAALLRRGTTGRGGPVQVSMLDALAEWMGHPLHHAMHGGTPPARTGLAHAVIAPYDAYFTADGGRVLLSVQNDREWRRLAEQVVGRPELGTDPAYATNAARVAHRDRTDALVASALAALGTDEALARLEGAGIACARLRDLPELAEHPQLAARDRWREVGTPVGPLRALLPPITLPGGEEARMGDVPALGEHTDAVLRAVGMTDEEIAALRRDGVAA; translated from the coding sequence ATGGACCCCATGGACCAGCTCCCGCCACCCGCGTCCGCTCCCCAGCCGTCTCCCCAGCCGTCTCCTCAGCCGTCTCCTCAGCCGTCTCCCCTGCCGCTGCCCCTGGAGGGCCTCACCGTCGTCGCCGTCGAGCAGGCCGTCGCGGCGCCGTTCGCCACCCGGCAGCTCGCCGATCTCGGGGCGCGGGTGATCAAGGTCGAGCGGATCGACGGCGGTGACTTCGCCCGTGGCTACGACACCGCCGCGGGCGGTCTCGCCTCGCACTTCGTGTGGTGCAACCGCGGCAAGGAGTCCCTCGCCCTGGATCTCAAGGACCCACGGGGCCTGGACGTCGTACGGCGGCTGGTCGCGGACGCGGACGTGTTCGTGCAGAACCTCGCGCAGGGGGCGGCGGCCCGCCTCGGTCTGGACGCGGCCACCCTGTGCGCGGCGCACCCGCGGCTGGTCGCCGTGGACATCTCCGGGTACGGGGCGAGCGGGCCGTACGCGGACAAGCGGGCCTACGACATGCTCGTGCAGTGCGAGGCGGGGCTGGTGTCGGTGACCGGGACGCCCGAGCAGCCGGTGAAGGCGGGGATCCCGGCGGCGGACATCGCGGCGGCCATGTACGCCTTCTCGGGCGTCCTGGCGGCGCTGCTGCGGCGGGGCACGACCGGGCGGGGCGGCCCGGTGCAGGTGTCGATGCTGGATGCGTTGGCCGAGTGGATGGGGCATCCGCTGCACCACGCCATGCACGGGGGCACTCCCCCGGCCCGCACCGGTCTCGCACATGCCGTGATCGCGCCCTACGACGCCTACTTCACCGCCGACGGCGGGCGGGTGCTGCTGTCCGTGCAGAACGACCGGGAGTGGCGGCGGCTGGCGGAACAGGTCGTCGGACGGCCCGAGTTGGGAACGGACCCGGCATATGCGACGAACGCGGCACGGGTGGCGCACCGAGATCGCACGGACGCGCTGGTGGCGTCGGCGCTGGCCGCGCTGGGCACGGACGAGGCGCTGGCGCGGCTGGAGGGCGCGGGGATCGCATGCGCACGCCTGAGGGATCTGCCCGAGCTGGCGGAGCATCCGCAGCTGGCGGCCCGTGACCGGTGGCGGGAGGTGGGGACGCCGGTCGGGCCGTTGCGGGCGCTGCTGCCCCCGATCACGCTGCCGGGCGGGGAGGAGGCGCGCATGGGGGACGTGCCCGCGCTCGGGGAGCACACCGATGCAGTGCTGCGTGCCGTGGGGATGACGGACGAGGAGATCGCAGCGCTGCGCCGGGACGGTGTGGCCGCCTGA